One Mailhella massiliensis DNA segment encodes these proteins:
- a CDS encoding sensor histidine kinase has protein sequence MKKAWGRLAAFWDSLPLFRKIYICGILFIGSFAILGEFGEYAASDLLQSGGNSFSSAQEICLWVVFTFIVAALEAYVLISVLKNIMGHFTSVIHRLSGGDLSARVSPDMANRKDELGLLARAFNSMAEQREKERVREKALIADVSHELRSPLTRLSVTVELLRRENVSPRLLDRLCLETERMDALIESMLAYSRMEARLCFSSFDLAALVRDVAEDVRFEGSVRGCEVEEFLPERLPFAGDADMLRHAVENVLRNALRYTPDDGRIVIRLTSRRQRCLLVVEDRGPGVPEEALERIFRPFFRVDASRRRESGGTGMGLSLAERAAHAHGGRIWAENREGGGLAVNMELPLKVRREGE, from the coding sequence ATGAAAAAGGCGTGGGGAAGGCTGGCCGCATTCTGGGATTCTCTGCCGCTGTTCCGCAAGATATACATCTGCGGCATCCTGTTCATCGGTTCCTTCGCCATACTCGGCGAATTCGGGGAATACGCGGCAAGCGATCTGCTGCAAAGCGGCGGAAACTCCTTCTCCTCCGCGCAGGAAATCTGCCTCTGGGTCGTTTTTACCTTCATTGTGGCCGCGCTGGAAGCCTATGTGCTCATCAGCGTGCTCAAGAACATCATGGGGCACTTCACCTCGGTGATACACCGGCTTTCCGGGGGAGACCTTTCGGCGCGCGTTTCGCCGGACATGGCGAACAGAAAGGATGAACTCGGGCTTCTGGCCCGGGCCTTCAACAGCATGGCCGAACAGCGGGAAAAGGAAAGGGTGAGGGAGAAGGCGCTCATTGCCGATGTGTCCCACGAACTGCGTTCGCCGCTCACGCGCCTTTCCGTTACGGTGGAGCTTCTGCGGAGGGAGAACGTTTCCCCCCGTCTGCTGGACAGGCTCTGCCTGGAAACGGAGCGCATGGATGCGCTCATCGAAAGTATGCTCGCCTATTCGCGCATGGAGGCGAGGCTGTGCTTTTCCTCCTTTGATCTGGCCGCTCTGGTGCGCGACGTGGCGGAGGATGTGCGCTTTGAAGGGAGTGTGCGCGGTTGCGAGGTGGAGGAGTTTCTTCCCGAGCGACTGCCCTTTGCGGGCGATGCGGACATGCTCCGCCATGCCGTGGAAAACGTGCTGCGCAATGCGCTGCGCTACACCCCGGACGACGGGCGCATCGTCATACGCCTCACCTCGCGCAGGCAGCGCTGCCTGCTGGTGGTGGAAGACCGGGGACCGGGCGTGCCGGAAGAGGCGCTGGAGAGGATATTCCGGCCCTTTTTCCGGGTGGACGCCTCGCGCCGCAGAGAAAGCGGCGGCACCGGCATGGGGCTTTCCCTCGCGGAACGCGCCGCCCATGCCCACGGCGGCAGAATATGGGCGGAAAACAGGGAGGGCGGAGGCCTTGCCGTGAACATGGAACTGCCCCTGAAGGTAAGGCGGGAAGGGGAGTGA
- a CDS encoding flavodoxin domain-containing protein: MSKVTLVYFSPTGNTEKSLKAMARGLRAEADVVDVTTDASTDIVRFRENDRVIFGAPVYVGRIPTVARERLARFRGVQTPCIVTVTYGNRHYDDALLELADMAREQGFVVVGAAALVGRHTFGEIQADRPDGDDLAADGEFAARAFSLTREVKDIPGNRPYREGGGGGKFRPLTSEECVHCGLCVKLCPVHAIADDYETVADTCLSCFRCIRRCPKGAKNMDTEAYRGFASAFSEKLKARRENEYYC; the protein is encoded by the coding sequence ATGAGCAAGGTGACGCTTGTTTATTTTTCCCCCACGGGCAACACGGAAAAGAGTCTGAAGGCCATGGCCCGCGGCCTGAGAGCGGAGGCCGACGTCGTGGACGTCACGACCGACGCTTCGACCGACATCGTCCGTTTCCGCGAGAACGACAGGGTGATCTTCGGCGCTCCCGTGTACGTCGGCCGCATTCCCACGGTGGCGCGGGAGAGGCTTGCCCGTTTCCGCGGGGTGCAGACCCCGTGCATCGTCACGGTAACCTACGGCAACCGTCATTATGACGACGCCCTTCTGGAACTTGCCGACATGGCGAGGGAACAGGGCTTCGTGGTGGTGGGAGCCGCGGCGCTGGTGGGCCGCCATACCTTCGGCGAAATTCAGGCAGACCGGCCTGACGGGGACGACCTTGCCGCCGACGGCGAGTTTGCGGCGCGCGCCTTTTCTCTGACAAGGGAAGTGAAGGATATCCCCGGCAACCGGCCCTACCGCGAAGGCGGGGGCGGGGGCAAGTTCCGTCCGCTCACCTCGGAAGAGTGCGTGCACTGCGGGCTGTGCGTGAAGCTCTGCCCCGTACATGCCATTGCGGACGACTACGAAACCGTGGCCGACACCTGTCTTTCCTGCTTCCGCTGCATACGCCGCTGCCCCAAGGGCGCGAAAAACATGGATACGGAAGCCTACCGCGGCTTTGCCTCCGCTTTCAGCGAAAAGCTGAAGGCACGGCGTGAAAACGAATATTACTGCTGA
- a CDS encoding biotin--[acetyl-CoA-carboxylase] ligase — protein sequence MMREEMPMRNRILDSLARGGGEEWISGEALSRDFRISRAAVSKHVNSLRGEGNIIESVPRRGYRLISRADPWAGDDVREGLRTRILGKKEWIWLKETGSTNQVAAQQALAGAEEGLVVVARRQNEGRGSKGSRWFCLPGSLSFSVLTKPHLPPEKLALLPLLAMEACARAVEKGCGIRLEQRAPNDLFLHDRKVVGILAESMFHNTELQWSVVGIGVNVNVPSSAIPPELEGIASSLYAETKTPFSVTKLLRCILEELEKELEKGETPTEYAKKAQARREDLV from the coding sequence ATGATGCGAGAGGAAATGCCCATGCGGAACCGCATTCTGGACAGTCTTGCCCGGGGCGGAGGGGAGGAATGGATATCGGGGGAGGCGCTTTCCCGCGATTTCCGCATCAGCCGGGCGGCGGTGAGCAAGCACGTCAACTCCCTGCGCGGGGAAGGCAACATCATCGAATCCGTACCGCGCCGGGGCTACCGGCTCATTTCCCGCGCCGACCCCTGGGCCGGGGACGACGTGCGCGAGGGGCTACGCACCCGCATACTCGGCAAAAAGGAATGGATATGGCTCAAGGAAACGGGGTCCACCAATCAGGTGGCCGCGCAGCAGGCGCTTGCCGGAGCGGAGGAAGGCCTTGTGGTGGTGGCACGCCGCCAGAACGAGGGCCGGGGCAGCAAGGGAAGCCGCTGGTTCTGCCTGCCGGGGAGCCTTTCCTTCTCCGTGCTGACGAAGCCGCATCTGCCGCCGGAAAAGCTGGCGCTTCTGCCCCTTCTCGCCATGGAGGCCTGCGCCCGCGCGGTGGAGAAGGGCTGCGGCATACGCCTGGAACAGCGCGCGCCCAACGACCTTTTTCTCCATGACCGCAAGGTGGTGGGCATACTGGCGGAAAGCATGTTTCACAATACGGAACTTCAGTGGTCCGTGGTGGGCATAGGCGTCAACGTCAACGTGCCCTCTTCCGCCATTCCCCCGGAGCTGGAGGGCATAGCCTCCTCGCTGTATGCGGAAACGAAAACGCCCTTCAGCGTGACGAAACTGTTGCGCTGCATTCTCGAAGAGCTAGAAAAGGAACTGGAAAAGGGCGAAACGCCCACGGAATACGCAAAAAAAGCACAGGCCCGCCGGGAGGACCTTGTCTGA
- a CDS encoding response regulator transcription factor, with amino-acid sequence MFQMLIIDDDKELCQLLEDYFRPEHIACRFAHDGQSGLAAILEEKPDMVILDVMLPEKNGFEVLRAVRRDARLSRLPVIMLTARGDFSDRVRGLDAGADDYLPKPFNPRELLSRVRAVMRRAQPSAGEAGGDIRLDEGAMKAWKGEEEISLSGQEYRVLRALLSSPGRVISRDALSLAVFGREAVPMERGLDMQISRVRRKLGPYPDGSERIRSIRGVGYMYAIRGEEHS; translated from the coding sequence ATGTTTCAGATGCTGATTATCGACGACGACAAGGAGCTGTGCCAGCTTCTGGAGGATTATTTCCGGCCGGAGCACATCGCCTGCCGCTTCGCCCACGACGGGCAGAGCGGTCTTGCCGCCATTCTTGAGGAAAAACCGGACATGGTCATTCTCGACGTCATGCTGCCGGAAAAGAACGGCTTTGAAGTGCTCCGCGCCGTCCGCAGGGACGCCCGGCTCTCGCGGCTTCCCGTGATCATGCTTACGGCGCGCGGCGATTTTTCCGACAGAGTGCGCGGGCTGGACGCCGGGGCGGACGACTATCTGCCCAAGCCCTTCAATCCCCGGGAGCTGCTTTCCCGCGTGCGGGCGGTGATGCGGCGCGCCCAGCCTTCCGCCGGGGAGGCCGGGGGCGACATACGGCTGGATGAAGGCGCCATGAAGGCGTGGAAGGGCGAGGAGGAGATTTCCCTGAGCGGTCAGGAATACCGCGTGCTGCGCGCGCTGCTTTCCTCGCCGGGCAGGGTGATTTCCCGCGATGCGCTGAGCCTTGCGGTATTCGGCCGCGAAGCCGTGCCCATGGAGCGGGGGCTCGACATGCAGATAAGCCGCGTGCGCCGCAAGCTGGGGCCGTATCCCGACGGTTCGGAACGCATACGCAGCATACGCGGCGTGGGGTACATGTACGCCATCCGGGGGGAGGAACATTCATGA
- a CDS encoding LTA synthase family protein: MFSRIRFFRPLGMSVRGRYLGSLLLLWLLVNAAVRTALIFMAHRTLDASFPLGTLVMLYLKGAFNDIFPYVLLTMPLMALVLLKKNLFTGRAGRAAAAFVFWLYACAFLFGAVAETLFWEEFSSRFNFIAVDYLIYTTEVLKNIKESYPVIPLLSAVAACGAMFAVWAMRGTAKKAHLSAPRPAWLAAAYLALVCAAFFHTPASSPDRVQRELAANGVWSLFSAYRHNSLDYREFYPVLDEGRAARLVREETAEPGARFIDDAGTVRRDISSSRPAWKPNVVQIVVESLGSDLLGENTPNLNRLVEESLFFSNLRATGTRTVRGIEALTLSLPPTPGSSIVRRPGCEGLFSTGSVFRAQGYDTAFLYGGFGYFDNMNAFFSGNGFRIVDRASMKNEDITFTNAWGVCDEDLFRACLREADESFRTGRPFHQFVLTTSNHRPFTYPEGRVSIPSGTGRAGAVAYTDYAIGAFFREASKRPWFSNTVFVISGDHTSGAAGHTDLPPERYLIPAMIYAPGRIAPRKVNTLCSQADIAPTLFDLLGWSYRSGFFGRSILSLRPGEGRAWISTYQILGRLEEGGLVTLEPVRESSVLAWSSAEGLGGPLDEEEKRARLERTVADYQLAGDLFARGGLKEEEVLR, encoded by the coding sequence ATGTTTTCCCGCATACGATTTTTCCGTCCCCTCGGCATGAGCGTACGGGGCCGCTATCTCGGTTCGCTGCTGCTTCTCTGGCTGCTCGTCAACGCCGCGGTGAGAACCGCGCTTATTTTCATGGCGCACCGCACTCTCGACGCATCCTTCCCCCTTGGGACGCTGGTCATGCTGTACCTGAAGGGCGCCTTCAACGACATCTTCCCCTATGTGCTGCTCACCATGCCCCTCATGGCGCTCGTGCTGCTGAAGAAAAATCTCTTCACCGGCAGGGCGGGCCGCGCTGCCGCCGCGTTCGTCTTCTGGCTGTACGCCTGCGCCTTTCTTTTCGGCGCGGTGGCCGAAACGCTGTTCTGGGAGGAATTTTCCAGCCGCTTCAACTTCATCGCCGTGGATTACCTCATCTACACCACGGAGGTGCTGAAGAACATCAAAGAATCCTACCCCGTGATTCCTCTGCTCTCCGCCGTGGCCGCCTGCGGCGCGATGTTTGCCGTATGGGCCATGCGCGGAACGGCAAAGAAGGCGCACCTCTCCGCCCCCCGGCCCGCATGGCTTGCCGCGGCATACCTTGCCCTGGTATGCGCGGCCTTCTTCCACACGCCCGCTTCCTCCCCCGACAGAGTGCAGCGGGAACTTGCCGCCAACGGCGTGTGGTCGCTCTTTTCCGCCTACCGGCACAACAGCCTCGATTACCGCGAATTCTACCCCGTGCTGGATGAGGGCAGGGCCGCCCGGCTGGTGCGCGAAGAAACCGCAGAACCCGGCGCGCGCTTCATTGACGATGCCGGTACGGTACGGCGCGACATTTCCTCTTCCCGCCCGGCATGGAAGCCCAACGTCGTGCAGATAGTGGTGGAAAGCCTCGGCAGCGACCTTCTGGGAGAAAACACGCCCAACCTGAACCGCCTGGTGGAGGAAAGCCTCTTTTTCTCCAACCTCCGGGCCACGGGCACGCGCACGGTGCGCGGCATCGAGGCGCTCACCCTTTCCCTGCCGCCCACGCCCGGTTCCTCCATCGTGCGGAGGCCGGGCTGCGAAGGGCTTTTTTCCACAGGTTCCGTCTTTCGCGCGCAGGGCTACGACACCGCCTTTCTCTACGGAGGCTTCGGCTACTTCGACAACATGAACGCCTTCTTCTCGGGCAACGGCTTCCGCATCGTGGACCGCGCCTCCATGAAAAATGAAGACATCACCTTCACCAACGCCTGGGGCGTGTGCGACGAAGACCTTTTCCGCGCCTGCCTGCGCGAGGCCGACGAAAGCTTCCGCACGGGGCGCCCCTTTCATCAGTTCGTGCTCACCACCTCCAACCACCGCCCCTTCACCTACCCGGAAGGCAGGGTATCCATTCCTTCCGGCACGGGCAGGGCGGGAGCCGTGGCCTATACCGACTACGCCATCGGGGCCTTTTTCCGGGAAGCCTCGAAACGGCCCTGGTTCAGCAACACGGTGTTCGTCATCTCGGGCGACCACACCTCCGGCGCAGCGGGACATACCGACCTTCCGCCGGAGCGCTACCTCATTCCGGCCATGATCTACGCCCCCGGCCGCATCGCTCCCCGGAAGGTGAACACCCTGTGCAGCCAGGCGGATATTGCCCCCACGCTGTTCGACCTGCTGGGCTGGAGCTACCGTTCGGGCTTTTTCGGCAGAAGCATTCTTTCCCTGCGTCCCGGAGAAGGCCGCGCCTGGATAAGCACCTATCAGATACTCGGCAGACTTGAGGAAGGCGGACTCGTCACCCTTGAACCCGTGCGCGAAAGTTCCGTCCTGGCATGGAGCAGCGCCGAAGGTCTGGGCGGACCTCTCGACGAGGAGGAAAAACGCGCCCGGCTCGAACGGACCGTGGCCGACTATCAGCTTGCCGGAGACCTTTTCGCCCGGGGCGGACTGAAGGAAGAGGAAGTGCTCCGCTGA
- the bioB gene encoding biotin synthase BioB, whose translation MDSLLETILRRLPGAGKAPLLSRSEAEAFVSLPSSSTADMLAVAGAVRAMCAPDFFNCGIVNAKSGRCPENCAFCAQSAHHETGSAVYPFVGQETLLQRAAEAASHGTKRFSIVVSGTMLGEADVEPLCRAVESIIRETGMAVCGSLGLLTPERARMYREAGMTRYHHNLETARSFFPHICTTHEYDEDVSSLAAARGAGMEVCSGGIMGLGESRAQRVELACTLAELDVDSIPINFLNAIKGTRLENMPRLSPEEALRSIALFRIMHPAKDILIAGGRAHVLGEWQSWLYAAGANGMMTGDYLTTPGASFEADLAMMRTLGVA comes from the coding sequence ATGGACAGTCTGCTTGAAACCATACTCCGTCGTCTTCCCGGCGCGGGCAAGGCTCCGCTGCTTTCCCGCAGCGAGGCCGAGGCCTTCGTTTCCCTTCCTTCTTCCTCCACGGCGGACATGCTGGCCGTGGCCGGGGCGGTGCGCGCCATGTGCGCGCCGGACTTCTTCAACTGCGGCATCGTCAACGCCAAGTCGGGCCGCTGCCCGGAGAACTGCGCCTTCTGCGCCCAGTCAGCACATCATGAAACCGGTTCCGCTGTCTATCCTTTTGTGGGACAGGAAACGCTGCTGCAAAGGGCGGCCGAAGCCGCATCCCACGGCACGAAGCGCTTCAGCATCGTGGTAAGCGGCACCATGCTGGGCGAAGCCGACGTGGAACCTCTGTGTCGGGCGGTGGAGAGCATCATCAGGGAAACGGGCATGGCGGTATGCGGTTCGCTGGGGCTGCTCACGCCGGAACGCGCCCGCATGTACCGCGAAGCGGGCATGACCCGCTACCATCACAATCTGGAAACGGCGCGGAGCTTTTTCCCCCATATCTGCACCACGCACGAGTACGACGAGGATGTATCGAGCCTTGCGGCCGCACGCGGAGCGGGTATGGAGGTATGTTCCGGCGGCATCATGGGCCTTGGAGAAAGCCGGGCGCAGCGCGTGGAACTGGCCTGCACTCTGGCGGAACTGGACGTGGATTCCATTCCCATCAACTTTCTGAACGCCATCAAAGGCACGCGGCTTGAAAACATGCCCCGTCTCTCGCCGGAAGAGGCCCTGCGGAGCATCGCGCTTTTCCGTATCATGCATCCTGCAAAGGATATTCTCATTGCGGGCGGCCGTGCCCATGTGCTCGGCGAATGGCAGAGCTGGCTGTACGCGGCCGGGGCCAACGGCATGATGACGGGCGACTACCTCACCACGCCGGGCGCGTCCTTTGAAGCCGATCTTGCCATGATGCGCACCCTGGGAGTGGCCTGA